A stretch of the Aspergillus puulaauensis MK2 DNA, chromosome 6, nearly complete sequence genome encodes the following:
- a CDS encoding glutaredoxin (COG:O;~EggNog:ENOG410PSDM;~InterPro:IPR017937,IPR002109,IPR011899,IPR036249, IPR014025;~PFAM:PF00462;~go_function: GO:0015035 - protein disulfide oxidoreductase activity [Evidence IEA]) translates to MSAAKVKAQNIIDENGVVVFSKSYCPYCKASKSLLSELGAKYYTLELDQTDDGSDIQDALQEISGQRTVPNVYIAKKHIGGNSDLQGLKGQLPALLKDAGAL, encoded by the exons ATGTCTGCCGCGAAAGTTAAGGCCCAGAACATAATTGATGAGAATGGCGTTG TCGTCTTCTCCAAGTCCTACTGCCCCTACTGCAAGGCCAGCAAGAGTCTCCTCTCTGAACTAGGCGCAAAGTACTACACGCTTGAGCTCGACCAAACTG ATGACGGAAGTGACATCCAAGACGCCCTTCAAGAAATCAGCGGCCAGCGCACCGTGCCCAACGTCTACATCGCGAAGAAGCACATTGGTGGAAACTCGGATCTGCAGGGCCTCAAGGGCCAGCTGCCCGCGCTCCTGAAGGATGCCGGCGCTTTGTAA